One Pseudomonas entomophila genomic window carries:
- a CDS encoding TetR/AcrR family transcriptional regulator, with the protein MRDSVAKPEVEGARKTRKNNPEKTRENILQAAITEFVQQGLAGARVDAIAERTATSKRMIYYYFGSKEQLYVECLVKLYGDIRKTEQRLDLESLPAEQAIRRLVEFTFDHHDHNVDFVRIVCTENIHYGEYVKQSPVIREMSSLVLESLGRTLQRGVEEGVFRPGIEVIDLHMLMSSFCFYRVSNRHTFGDIFQIDLADEQIKLRHKQMIGDAVMRYIKA; encoded by the coding sequence ATGCGTGATTCGGTAGCCAAGCCTGAAGTCGAAGGGGCGCGCAAGACGCGCAAGAACAACCCGGAGAAGACCCGCGAGAACATCCTCCAGGCCGCCATCACCGAGTTCGTCCAGCAGGGCCTGGCCGGTGCCCGGGTCGACGCCATCGCCGAGCGCACCGCCACCTCCAAGCGCATGATCTACTACTACTTCGGCAGCAAGGAGCAGCTGTACGTCGAGTGCCTGGTCAAGCTCTACGGCGACATCCGCAAGACCGAACAGCGCCTGGACCTCGAGTCGCTGCCCGCCGAACAGGCGATCCGCCGCCTGGTGGAGTTTACCTTCGACCACCACGACCACAACGTCGATTTCGTGCGCATCGTCTGTACCGAGAACATCCACTACGGCGAGTACGTCAAGCAGTCGCCGGTGATCCGCGAGATGAGCAGCCTGGTGCTGGAGTCGCTTGGTCGCACCCTGCAACGCGGCGTGGAGGAGGGCGTGTTCCGCCCGGGCATCGAGGTGATCGACCTGCACATGCTGATGAGTTCGTTCTGCTTCTACCGGGTGTCCAACCGCCACACCTTCGGCGACATCTTCCAGATCGACCTGGCCGACGAGCAGATCAAGCTGCGCCACAAGCAGATGATCGGTGACGCGGTGATGCGCTACATCAAGGCCTGA
- a CDS encoding iron-containing redox enzyme family protein encodes MANLAQEVPAFTAPSFLAITPTALGQVRLNARQWFFRLVNQEERHGLLELVWTQVTQRLEAYRDTGTLQAAAIDQPSRALHEGLRAHYPALIPDKARKRHFYCQHAPLFKVMGGWLDGVTSIAHAWRADSGQLLKIHALMVGGGYPQRSQSRLFDQAAQRVGTAVAEVFSHRFCDDPAIEDAAFELPVFLLALACFPRAFHAETLGVNLALCDYVDQLNALREGDTALFGQPQATAYHGMAVTALDLFQQRASVADGARVGTGYRCALTMIETHERQLVQVLADPLRFNEHAAMVALIDRLGRHGCGYHQRGQLAGEPIDQWLAAETFCPHATVRALAASRYVRPGQPARSALLNIIGKPTGSMFGVFSSDDIAVVERWISTLAPTAERPTASVEGTPTTPVAVTLCDQALAQANRLALRKYRHLPLRALYPLFLQIDQAPDALPAARAFADAWLARHRLGLRREGLPFSPYRHEALAQWLEAQHARQVQSYRPLVGAPEETREEIVADALSLAPLTLIDGAWLRQVVAPASVTTPIGALLYRTLIDELGQGDSALHHGNIYQQLLASMGQDVGSFVEPDFAAARHFEEDDLRVPVFWLAISLFPQRYQPETLGLNLAMELSGVGGEYRRSADVLRHYGFSSLFTDLHNTIDNVASGHTAWAIEAIRQHLDDALQRGGEQEQARHWERIWVGYRALSPPSGSPLQWVKDRLHSIRHTFTQRRGAP; translated from the coding sequence ATGGCCAACCTGGCGCAGGAAGTGCCTGCGTTCACCGCACCCAGCTTTCTGGCGATCACGCCGACAGCGCTCGGGCAGGTGCGATTGAACGCCCGGCAATGGTTCTTCAGACTGGTCAACCAGGAAGAGCGACATGGCTTGCTGGAGCTGGTCTGGACGCAGGTGACGCAGCGCCTCGAGGCGTATCGCGACACGGGCACGCTGCAAGCGGCCGCAATCGACCAGCCATCGCGAGCGCTTCACGAGGGCCTGCGGGCCCACTATCCCGCGCTGATCCCCGATAAAGCGCGCAAACGTCACTTCTATTGCCAGCACGCCCCCTTGTTCAAGGTGATGGGGGGCTGGCTCGATGGGGTGACCTCGATCGCCCATGCCTGGCGAGCGGACAGTGGCCAGTTGCTCAAGATCCATGCGCTGATGGTCGGTGGCGGTTATCCGCAGCGTAGCCAGAGCCGGCTGTTCGACCAGGCGGCGCAACGTGTGGGCACGGCCGTGGCCGAGGTGTTCAGCCATCGCTTCTGCGACGATCCGGCCATCGAGGACGCAGCATTCGAACTGCCGGTCTTTTTGCTGGCCCTGGCCTGCTTCCCGCGGGCATTCCATGCCGAGACACTGGGCGTCAACCTGGCCCTGTGCGACTACGTCGACCAGCTCAATGCCCTGCGTGAAGGTGACACCGCGCTGTTCGGACAGCCCCAGGCAACGGCCTACCATGGCATGGCCGTGACCGCGCTCGATCTCTTCCAGCAACGGGCATCGGTGGCCGATGGCGCCCGGGTCGGCACGGGCTATCGTTGCGCACTGACGATGATCGAAACCCACGAGCGGCAACTGGTCCAGGTGCTGGCCGACCCGCTGCGCTTCAACGAACATGCCGCCATGGTGGCCCTCATCGACAGGCTGGGGCGTCACGGTTGTGGTTACCACCAGCGCGGGCAACTGGCGGGCGAGCCCATCGACCAATGGCTGGCGGCGGAGACGTTCTGCCCCCACGCCACGGTCCGGGCGTTGGCCGCTTCGCGCTATGTTCGCCCTGGCCAGCCGGCGCGCAGCGCGCTGCTGAACATCATCGGCAAACCCACCGGCAGCATGTTCGGGGTGTTCTCCAGCGACGACATCGCGGTGGTCGAGCGATGGATCTCGACGCTGGCACCCACCGCCGAGCGCCCGACGGCAAGCGTCGAGGGCACCCCGACCACGCCTGTGGCCGTGACCTTGTGCGACCAGGCATTGGCCCAGGCCAACCGGCTTGCCTTGAGAAAGTACCGGCACCTGCCGCTGCGGGCCTTGTATCCCCTGTTTCTGCAGATCGACCAGGCGCCCGACGCCTTGCCCGCAGCCCGGGCCTTCGCCGACGCCTGGCTGGCGCGGCACCGGCTTGGCCTGCGCCGCGAAGGGCTGCCGTTCAGCCCATACCGCCATGAAGCCCTGGCGCAATGGCTGGAGGCGCAGCATGCGCGGCAGGTGCAGAGCTATCGCCCTCTGGTTGGCGCCCCCGAGGAAACTCGCGAGGAGATCGTCGCCGACGCCCTGAGCCTGGCCCCCCTGACCCTGATCGACGGTGCCTGGCTGCGCCAGGTGGTGGCCCCGGCCAGTGTCACCACACCGATTGGCGCCTTGCTCTACCGCACGTTGATCGACGAACTGGGGCAGGGCGACAGCGCGCTGCACCACGGCAACATCTATCAACAACTGCTGGCGAGCATGGGCCAGGACGTGGGCAGCTTCGTCGAGCCGGACTTCGCCGCGGCGCGCCATTTCGAGGAAGACGACCTGCGGGTGCCGGTGTTCTGGTTGGCCATCTCGCTGTTCCCGCAGCGATATCAACCGGAAACCCTGGGCCTGAACCTGGCCATGGAGCTGTCGGGTGTGGGCGGTGAATACCGGCGCTCCGCCGATGTCCTGCGCCACTACGGTTTCAGCTCGCTGTTCACCGACCTGCACAACACCATCGACAACGTGGCCAGCGGCCACACCGCCTGGGCCATCGAGGCAATCCGCCAGCACCTGGACGATGCCCTGCAGCGCGGCGGCGAGCAGGAGCAGGCGCGGCACTGGGAGCGGATCTGGGTGGGTTATCGCGCCCTGAGCCCACCGTCGGGGTCGCCGTTGCAGTGGGTCAAGGACCGCCTGCACAGCATTCGCCACACATTCACTCAACGACGAGGTGCGCCATGA
- a CDS encoding LysE family translocator, producing MTYGFLSFLLAVLIINASPGPAMLYVMNQSLRHGVRTGLKAAAGVEFGVFFYVLLAAFGLMLIFKEVPLLYRIVQVAGALYLLYLAYTCWPRRAAAGASASGEGTPPPARFAFGKGVLINLSNPKIGLFFVSLLPQFVPADAQPAWLYFLIYGLVFNIGGILVNMTVGLAAHNLRAFIQRSSWFDYVPPVLFLAIAVLTLTREFA from the coding sequence ATGACGTACGGCTTTCTCTCCTTTCTGCTGGCAGTCCTGATCATCAATGCCTCCCCCGGGCCGGCCATGCTGTACGTGATGAACCAGTCACTGCGCCACGGCGTGCGCACGGGGCTCAAGGCCGCCGCCGGGGTCGAGTTCGGGGTGTTTTTCTACGTGCTGCTGGCGGCGTTCGGCCTGATGCTGATCTTCAAGGAAGTACCGTTGCTGTACCGCATCGTCCAGGTGGCCGGCGCCCTGTACCTGCTGTACCTGGCCTACACCTGTTGGCCACGGCGCGCCGCGGCCGGTGCCAGCGCCAGTGGCGAGGGTACGCCGCCGCCCGCGCGCTTCGCCTTCGGCAAGGGCGTGCTGATCAACCTGTCCAACCCCAAGATCGGCCTGTTCTTCGTCAGCCTGCTGCCGCAATTCGTGCCGGCCGACGCCCAACCTGCCTGGCTGTATTTCCTGATCTACGGCCTGGTGTTCAACATCGGCGGCATCCTGGTGAACATGACCGTGGGCCTGGCGGCTCATAACCTGCGGGCGTTCATCCAGCGCAGCTCGTGGTTCGACTACGTGCCACCGGTGCTGTTCCTGGCCATCGCGGTACTGACCCTGACACGGGAGTTCGCATGA
- a CDS encoding carbamoyltransferase family protein, which produces MTYILGLSAFYHDSAVTLIKDGQIVCALQEERFSRIKQDRGFPRHALRACLEQAGISLADVAWLAYYEDPEVKFERICTTYKRNFPRGALAFAQQYTSFAARRDIKGIINTELQGLFPDQPLPAIFISQHHLSHAASAFYPSPYQEAAVLCVDGVGEWSTTTAWQGKGNQLEPLFEVRFPHSLGLLYSAFTYYCGFKVDSGEYKLMGLAPYGEPRFVDTILEHLITLEEDGSFSLARKYFDYEVGERMISTAFETLFGAPAREPESPIGQREMDLAASIQVVTERVMLALARRIKAQTQADYLCLAGGVALNCVANGKLLRSGLFKGLFVQPASGDSGGSLGAALHCHYQTSQAARQANGVDDTMQGAYLGNAYDSPQIERTLNHHGAPYQKLDRAALLAATARHLAEDKVVGWFQGRMEFGPRSLGARSILGNPRSATMQSVMNLKIKNRESFRPFAPAVLAEQAGQWFELDTPSPYMLIVAPVHAQKRLAGLDERGYSGIEKLQLVRSQIPAVTHVDCSARVQTVDGRHNPLFRDLLASFADLTGCPVLINTSFNVRGEPIVESPEDAYRCFMRTEMDCLVLGDYLLLKDEQPRWHEVADWRSQYALD; this is translated from the coding sequence ATGACTTACATCCTCGGGCTATCGGCCTTCTACCACGACAGCGCGGTCACCCTGATCAAGGACGGGCAGATCGTCTGCGCCTTGCAGGAAGAGCGCTTTTCCCGGATCAAGCAGGACCGCGGCTTCCCCCGCCATGCCCTGCGCGCCTGCCTGGAGCAGGCCGGCATCAGCCTGGCCGATGTCGCCTGGCTGGCCTACTACGAAGACCCGGAGGTGAAGTTCGAGCGCATCTGCACCACCTACAAGCGCAACTTCCCCCGTGGCGCGCTGGCCTTCGCCCAGCAATACACCAGTTTTGCCGCGCGCCGGGACATCAAGGGCATCATCAACACGGAGTTGCAGGGGCTGTTCCCGGACCAGCCGCTGCCGGCGATCTTCATCAGCCAGCACCACCTGAGCCACGCCGCGTCGGCGTTCTACCCGTCGCCCTATCAAGAGGCCGCGGTGCTGTGCGTGGACGGGGTCGGCGAGTGGTCGACCACCACGGCCTGGCAGGGCAAGGGCAACCAGCTCGAACCGCTGTTCGAGGTGCGCTTCCCGCACTCGTTGGGCTTGCTCTATTCGGCGTTCACCTACTACTGCGGCTTCAAGGTCGACTCCGGCGAGTACAAGCTGATGGGGCTGGCGCCCTATGGCGAGCCGCGCTTCGTCGACACCATCCTCGAGCACCTGATCACCCTCGAGGAGGACGGCAGCTTCAGCCTCGCCCGCAAGTACTTCGACTACGAAGTCGGCGAGCGGATGATCAGCACGGCGTTCGAGACCCTGTTCGGCGCGCCGGCCCGGGAGCCGGAAAGCCCCATCGGCCAGCGCGAAATGGACCTGGCGGCGTCGATTCAGGTGGTTACCGAGCGGGTCATGCTGGCCCTGGCGCGGCGGATCAAGGCACAGACCCAGGCCGACTACCTGTGCCTGGCCGGTGGCGTGGCGCTCAACTGCGTCGCCAATGGCAAACTCCTGCGTTCGGGGCTGTTCAAGGGCTTGTTCGTCCAGCCGGCCTCGGGTGACTCGGGCGGTTCGCTGGGCGCGGCGCTGCATTGTCACTACCAGACCAGCCAAGCGGCGCGCCAGGCCAATGGCGTGGACGACACAATGCAGGGCGCCTACCTGGGCAATGCCTACGACAGCCCGCAGATCGAACGCACCCTCAACCACCACGGCGCGCCGTACCAGAAGCTCGACCGGGCCGCGTTGCTCGCCGCCACCGCCCGGCACCTGGCCGAGGACAAGGTGGTGGGCTGGTTCCAGGGGCGCATGGAGTTCGGCCCGCGCTCGCTGGGTGCGCGCTCGATCCTCGGTAACCCGCGTTCGGCGACGATGCAGAGCGTGATGAACCTGAAGATCAAGAACCGCGAGTCGTTCCGCCCGTTCGCCCCGGCGGTGCTGGCCGAGCAGGCCGGGCAGTGGTTCGAGCTGGATACGCCGTCGCCCTACATGCTGATCGTCGCCCCGGTGCACGCGCAAAAGCGCCTGGCCGGGTTGGACGAGCGCGGCTACAGCGGCATCGAAAAACTGCAACTGGTGCGTTCGCAGATCCCGGCGGTCACCCACGTCGACTGTTCGGCCCGGGTGCAGACGGTGGACGGGCGGCACAACCCGCTGTTCCGCGACTTGCTGGCCAGCTTTGCCGACCTCACCGGCTGCCCGGTGCTGATCAACACCTCGTTCAACGTGCGCGGCGAACCCATCGTCGAGAGCCCGGAAGACGCCTACCGCTGTTTCATGCGCACCGAAATGGATTGCCTGGTGCTCGGCGACTACCTGCTGCTCAAGGACGAGCAGCCGCGCTGGCACGAAGTGGCCGACTGGAGAAGCCAATATGCACTCGACTGA
- a CDS encoding SGNH/GDSL hydrolase family protein — MHSTEKPALTHHEAVQEVYRWTPQIRDYDRFMHIGARWVPYTMYFHEKMFRSPTINTDALGFRYTEFDGKRHSVAERPLAGKVNLLVGGSTALGVGSTHDGATVASYLSAITGEVWLNFAGRGYNATQELLMYLMQQKRIGEVGHVVVFSGINTLALEGIPDAFASDHGRYYYSFEFQHYMNKFNEDMKRKKNTFGGAGGESLFKRWKSALFDENPADEVITDEGVSLDERLERAALAITDALKQWRLLLAGHGASLSFVLQPLAHWCRERLTAEEEAVFHAIDSCPNNFYRLFSGVLGKEVHAPFFQHIQASADGIPCLDMNEMLKSSPVFEETLFVDRVHFNDLGNQQLAQLISDELGLYQEKSHEPHSQAVKPV; from the coding sequence ATGCACTCGACTGAAAAGCCTGCACTGACCCACCACGAGGCCGTGCAGGAGGTGTACCGCTGGACGCCGCAGATCCGCGACTACGACCGCTTCATGCACATCGGCGCGCGCTGGGTGCCGTACACCATGTATTTCCACGAAAAAATGTTCCGCTCGCCGACCATCAACACCGATGCCCTGGGCTTTCGCTACACCGAATTCGACGGCAAGCGCCATTCGGTGGCCGAGCGCCCGCTGGCGGGCAAGGTCAACCTGCTGGTGGGCGGCTCCACCGCGTTGGGTGTGGGGTCGACCCACGACGGTGCCACGGTGGCTTCGTATCTCAGCGCGATCACCGGCGAGGTTTGGCTGAATTTCGCCGGGCGCGGCTATAACGCCACGCAGGAGCTGCTGATGTACCTGATGCAGCAGAAACGCATCGGCGAGGTCGGCCACGTGGTGGTGTTCAGCGGCATCAACACGCTAGCCCTGGAGGGCATTCCCGACGCCTTCGCCAGCGACCATGGGCGCTACTACTACTCGTTCGAATTCCAGCACTACATGAACAAGTTCAACGAGGACATGAAGCGCAAGAAGAACACCTTCGGCGGCGCCGGTGGCGAATCGCTGTTCAAACGCTGGAAGAGCGCCCTGTTCGACGAGAACCCGGCCGATGAGGTGATCACCGACGAAGGTGTCTCGCTGGACGAGCGCCTGGAGCGGGCGGCCCTGGCGATCACCGATGCGCTGAAGCAATGGCGGTTGCTGCTGGCCGGCCATGGCGCCAGCCTGAGCTTTGTCCTGCAGCCGTTGGCGCATTGGTGCCGGGAACGCCTGACCGCTGAAGAAGAGGCAGTGTTCCACGCCATCGACAGCTGCCCGAACAACTTCTACCGCCTGTTCAGCGGCGTGCTCGGCAAGGAGGTGCATGCACCGTTCTTCCAGCACATCCAGGCCAGCGCCGACGGCATTCCCTGCCTGGACATGAACGAAATGCTCAAATCCAGCCCCGTCTTCGAGGAAACGCTGTTCGTGGACCGCGTCCACTTCAACGACCTCGGCAACCAGCAACTCGCTCAATTGATCAGTGACGAACTCGGCCTTTACCAGGAGAAAAGCCATGAGCCTCATTCGCAAGCTGTTAAGCCTGTTTAA
- a CDS encoding shikimate dehydrogenase, giving the protein MSAPGILAGLIGRGIQASRTPALHEAEGDAQALRYLYRLIDADQLGVDDSALPQLLDAAQRTGFTGLNVTFPFKQAILPLLDELSEEARGIGAVNTVVLRDGRRIGHNTDCLGFAEGFRRGLPDVERRQVVQLGAGGAGSAVAHALLAEGVERLVLFEVDTARGQALVANLAQRFGAGRAVLGQDLASAMAEADGLVNTTPVGMAKLPGMPLPVQLLQARLWVAEIIYFPLETELLRQARALGCRTLDGGTMAVFQAVKAFELFSGRPADAERMQAHFASLG; this is encoded by the coding sequence ATGAGCGCTCCCGGCATTCTCGCCGGCCTGATCGGCCGTGGCATCCAGGCCTCGCGCACCCCCGCGCTGCACGAGGCGGAAGGCGACGCCCAGGCGCTGCGCTACCTCTACCGGCTGATCGACGCCGACCAGTTGGGCGTTGACGACAGCGCCCTGCCCCAGTTGCTCGACGCCGCCCAGCGCACCGGCTTCACCGGGCTTAACGTCACCTTCCCGTTCAAGCAGGCGATCCTGCCGTTGCTCGATGAACTGTCGGAGGAGGCCCGCGGTATCGGCGCGGTCAACACCGTGGTGCTGCGCGACGGTCGGCGGATTGGCCACAACACCGACTGTCTTGGCTTTGCCGAGGGTTTCCGGCGCGGTTTGCCGGATGTCGAGCGGCGCCAGGTGGTGCAACTGGGCGCGGGCGGCGCGGGCTCGGCGGTGGCCCATGCCCTGCTCGCTGAAGGTGTCGAACGGCTGGTGCTGTTCGAGGTGGACACGGCCCGTGGGCAGGCACTGGTGGCCAATCTGGCGCAGCGTTTTGGTGCCGGGCGCGCGGTGCTCGGGCAGGACCTGGCAAGTGCGATGGCCGAAGCCGATGGCCTGGTCAACACCACCCCGGTGGGCATGGCCAAGCTGCCGGGCATGCCGTTGCCTGTGCAGCTGTTGCAGGCACGCCTGTGGGTGGCGGAGATCATCTATTTCCCGCTGGAGACCGAACTGCTGCGCCAGGCCCGGGCGCTGGGTTGCCGCACCCTGGATGGCGGCACCATGGCGGTGTTCCAGGCGGTCAAGGCGTTCGAGCTGTTCAGCGGTCGCCCGGCCGATGCCGAGCGCATGCAGGCGCATTTCGCCAGCCTGGGCTGA
- the aroQ gene encoding type II 3-dehydroquinate dehydratase, which yields MTPRILVLNGPNLNLLGTREPTQYGHETLADLATQCAASARALGLELEFRQTNHEGELIDWIHAARGRCHGILINPAAWTHTSVAIRDALVATELPVIEVHLSNVHKREPFRHLSFVSSIAVGVICGLGSQGYAMALGYFSGLFKEQAA from the coding sequence ATGACACCCCGAATCCTCGTGCTCAACGGCCCCAACCTGAACCTGTTGGGCACCCGCGAACCCACCCAGTACGGTCACGAAACCCTCGCCGACCTGGCCACCCAGTGCGCCGCCAGCGCCCGCGCACTGGGCCTGGAACTGGAATTCCGCCAGACCAACCACGAAGGCGAGCTGATCGACTGGATCCACGCCGCCCGTGGCCGCTGCCACGGCATCCTGATCAACCCCGCCGCCTGGACCCACACCTCGGTGGCCATCCGCGACGCGCTGGTGGCCACCGAGTTGCCGGTGATCGAGGTGCACCTGTCCAACGTGCACAAGCGCGAGCCCTTTCGCCACCTGTCGTTCGTCTCCAGCATCGCCGTCGGGGTGATCTGCGGCCTTGGCAGCCAGGGCTACGCCATGGCCCTCGGCTACTTCAGCGGGTTGTTCAAGGAGCAGGCGGCATGA
- a CDS encoding TolC family protein produces MPIPRKIALLCLLLAGPAGAQGLSLEQALDAAYARNPELAAVGREIGIAEGERRQAGLIPNPELSWEVEDTRRDTSTTTVTLSQALELGGKRGARIDVAEAGQAVARLELERQRNGLRADVIQAFHAALRAQTALELAQQSQALTERGLRVVEGRVKAGQSSPVEATRAQVQLAQAQAAVRRAQTERGVAWQSLARLTGSAETSFDRLDATTLSPGPAPRPEPLLAKVEQTADWRLAAAQIERGEASLGSEKAQRIPNLTVSVGSQYSREDRERVNVVGLSMPLPLFDRNQGNVLAAARRADQARDLRNAVELRLRSDTRSALEQWATAMGEVQAYDRTILPAAQQAVDTATRGFEMGKFAFLDVLDAQRTLIEARGLYLDALASATDARAQVERIYGELSNAL; encoded by the coding sequence GTGCCCATCCCCCGCAAGATCGCCTTGCTCTGCCTGCTCCTGGCCGGCCCCGCCGGTGCCCAGGGCCTGAGCCTGGAACAGGCGCTCGACGCCGCCTACGCCCGCAACCCGGAGCTCGCCGCCGTCGGCCGCGAAATCGGCATCGCCGAGGGCGAGCGCCGCCAGGCCGGGCTGATCCCCAACCCCGAGCTGTCCTGGGAGGTCGAGGACACCCGCCGCGACACCAGCACCACCACCGTCACCCTCAGCCAGGCCCTGGAGCTGGGCGGCAAGCGCGGTGCGCGCATCGACGTCGCCGAGGCCGGCCAAGCGGTCGCCCGGCTGGAGCTGGAGCGCCAGCGCAATGGCCTGCGCGCCGACGTGATCCAGGCTTTCCACGCCGCCCTGCGCGCACAGACCGCGCTGGAGCTGGCGCAGCAGTCGCAGGCGCTGACCGAGCGTGGCCTGCGGGTGGTGGAGGGGCGGGTCAAGGCAGGCCAGTCCTCGCCGGTGGAGGCCACCCGCGCCCAGGTGCAACTGGCCCAGGCCCAGGCGGCGGTGCGCCGCGCGCAGACCGAGCGTGGCGTGGCCTGGCAGTCACTGGCACGCCTGACCGGCAGCGCCGAGACAAGCTTCGACCGGCTCGACGCCACGACCCTTTCGCCGGGGCCAGCGCCCAGACCTGAGCCACTGCTGGCCAAGGTCGAGCAGACCGCCGACTGGCGCCTGGCCGCGGCGCAGATCGAGCGCGGCGAAGCGAGCCTGGGTTCGGAGAAGGCCCAGCGCATTCCCAACCTGACCGTCAGCGTCGGCAGCCAGTACAGCCGCGAGGACCGCGAGCGGGTCAACGTGGTGGGGCTGTCGATGCCGCTGCCGTTGTTCGACCGCAACCAGGGCAACGTGCTGGCCGCCGCGCGCCGCGCCGACCAGGCCCGCGACCTGCGCAACGCCGTGGAGCTGCGCCTGCGCAGCGATACCCGCAGCGCCCTGGAACAGTGGGCCACGGCCATGGGCGAGGTGCAGGCCTACGACCGCACCATCCTGCCGGCTGCCCAGCAGGCGGTGGATACCGCCACCCGTGGCTTCGAGATGGGCAAGTTCGCCTTCCTCGATGTGCTCGATGCGCAGCGCACCTTGATCGAGGCGCGGGGGCTGTATCTGGACGCACTGGCTTCGGCCACCGATGCGCGGGCGCAGGTGGAGCGAATCTATGGCGAGCTCTCGAACGCGCTGTGA
- a CDS encoding efflux RND transporter periplasmic adaptor subunit: protein MTNPRKLAILAAAIAALGLGGLAWTGTLGQASSGQAQQDDHGHAEEQDDGHGHGAAEGEGESHGEEEGKLHLSAEQIQAAGVQLSTAGPQTLGTAISFPGEIRFDEDRTAHVVPRVPGVVESVHAELGQAVKRGQVLAVIASQQISELRSEQQAAQRRLELARLTFEREKQLRQERISAEQDYLQARQALQEAEIAAANAGQKVAAVAPAGKGNRYELRAPFDAVVVEKHLTVGEVVDETSNAFTLSDLSRVWATFAVAPRDLDKVVSGRGVTVSAPDLGAQVEGKVNYVGSLLGEQNRAATVRATLANPNGAWRPGLFVNIAVTVERFDAAVVVPESALQTWEEQTVVFVRNDEGFEARPVKPGRRDSGQVEIREGLAAGAVVAAAGSFVLKSELGKGSAAHSH from the coding sequence ATGACCAACCCACGCAAACTCGCCATTCTCGCCGCCGCCATTGCCGCCCTCGGCCTGGGTGGCTTGGCCTGGACCGGCACCCTCGGCCAGGCCTCCAGCGGCCAGGCCCAGCAAGACGACCACGGCCACGCCGAAGAACAGGACGACGGTCATGGCCACGGCGCCGCCGAAGGCGAGGGCGAAAGCCACGGTGAGGAGGAGGGCAAGCTGCACCTCAGCGCCGAGCAGATCCAGGCCGCCGGCGTGCAGCTGAGCACCGCCGGCCCGCAGACCCTGGGCACCGCCATCAGCTTCCCCGGCGAGATCCGCTTCGACGAAGACCGCACCGCCCACGTGGTGCCCCGGGTACCAGGCGTGGTCGAGTCGGTGCACGCCGAGCTGGGCCAGGCAGTCAAGCGCGGCCAGGTGCTGGCGGTGATCGCCAGCCAGCAGATCTCCGAGCTGCGCAGCGAACAGCAGGCCGCCCAGCGCCGCCTGGAACTGGCACGGCTGACCTTCGAACGCGAGAAGCAGCTGCGGCAGGAGCGCATCAGTGCCGAGCAGGACTACCTGCAAGCCCGCCAGGCCCTGCAGGAGGCCGAGATCGCCGCCGCCAACGCCGGGCAGAAGGTCGCCGCCGTGGCTCCGGCCGGCAAGGGCAACCGCTATGAGCTGCGTGCGCCGTTCGACGCGGTGGTGGTGGAGAAGCACCTGACCGTGGGCGAGGTGGTGGACGAGACCAGCAACGCCTTCACCCTGTCCGACCTGAGCCGGGTCTGGGCCACCTTCGCCGTCGCCCCGCGTGACCTGGACAAGGTGGTCAGCGGCCGTGGCGTCACCGTCAGCGCGCCGGACCTCGGCGCCCAGGTCGAGGGCAAGGTCAACTACGTCGGCAGCCTGCTTGGTGAACAGAATCGCGCCGCCACCGTGCGTGCCACCCTGGCCAACCCCAACGGCGCCTGGCGCCCGGGGCTGTTCGTCAATATCGCGGTCACCGTCGAGCGCTTCGACGCCGCCGTGGTGGTACCGGAAAGCGCCTTGCAGACCTGGGAGGAGCAGACCGTGGTGTTCGTGCGCAACGACGAAGGTTTCGAGGCCCGCCCGGTCAAGCCCGGGCGCCGCGACAGCGGCCAGGTGGAGATCCGCGAGGGGCTGGCCGCCGGCGCCGTGGTGGCTGCCGCCGGCAGCTTCGTCCTCAAGTCCGAGCTGGGCAAAGGCTCGGCCGCGCACAGCCACTGA